In a genomic window of Drosophila takahashii strain IR98-3 E-12201 chromosome 3L, DtakHiC1v2, whole genome shotgun sequence:
- the LOC108067244 gene encoding uncharacterized protein, translated as MQVHQAVFGAAVLGMLLAIGASLPVLDASSGIDNATIEELRASVNDTPKNLYVVKAVVYEIGILTEVGENDTSFESQERVDLTFYDTHSNKSHIDLGNIPLPIQTNVTGQVLTGIAPVNLGAFSSPQELLETLPLTGSIVNITHSDTAFYQLSRSNTSAADKPQILDQDALAKLTHAAQLFPPSSQIGQSVPINPATDNEVTEPED; from the exons ATGCAGGTCCACCAGGCTGTGTTTGGAGCCGCCGTGCTCGGCATGCTGTTGGCCATCGGAGCCTCCCTGCCCGTCTTGGATGCCAGCTCGGGCATCGATAACGCCACCATCGAGGAGCTGAGGGCCAGCGTCAACGATACGCCCAAGAATCT CTATGTGGTCAAGGCGGTGGTCTATGAGATTGGCATCCTGACGGAGGTGGGCGAGAATGACACCAGTTTCGAGAGCCAGGAGCGCGTGGATCTGACCTTCTACGACACGCACAGCAACAAGAGCCACATCGATCTGGGCAACATTCCGCTACCCATCCAGACGAACGTCACCGGCCAAGTGCTGACCGGAATTGCACCCGTCAATCTGGGTGCCTTCAGCAGCCCCCAGGAATTGCTGGAGACCCTGCCCCTCACCGGTAGCATTGTGAACATCACGCACAGCGACACCGCCTTCTACCAGCTGAGCCGCTCCAACACCAGTGCCGCCGATAAGCCACAGATCCTGGATCAGGATGCGCTGGCCAAGCTCACGCATGCTGCTCAGTTGTTTCCGCCATCGTCGCAAATCGGCCAGTCGGTGCCCATCAATCCGGCCACCGATAATGAGGTGACGGAGCCCGAGGATTAG
- the LOC108067203 gene encoding uncharacterized protein: protein MKCTLLTTLLASLAVCSLAAPFDLGDLFSGFQPLEKQDVVKRQVQANPDAELKQISFHGLIGDLEDSLFQSALSLHQASAPGSEVEEVKPESQVAIAEDEEHALTKRSDESTPATDAATSPSSDDGLSRKILLQTTRKVPNSDDGVPAHLIIDHVSVQPHNGGALPLIPTFQVHHTKLISATIKEDSSSDSSDGKQTKISITKTSITSTAPIESVEEAVALAGAATSTTEEASTSKAEESTTKAAEKEEGSTTILTLVSSSSSSSSTSTTTTTTEEPIQKLKKDEEKLKEKVAEVEADPVILSARV, encoded by the exons ATGAAGTGCACTTTGCTAACCACC TTGCTGGCATCCCTGGCGGTTTGCTCCTTGGCCGCCCCCTTTGATTTGGGTGATCTCTTCTCGGGTTTCCAGCCGCTGGAGAAACAGGATGTGGTGAAGCGACAGGTGCAGGCCAATCCTGATGCCGAGCTGAAGCAGATCTCGTTTCATGGCCTGATTGGAGATCTGGAGGATAGTCTTTTCCAGTCTGCGTTGAGTCTTCACCAGGCTAGTGCCCCGGGCAGCGAAGTGGAGGAGGTGAAACCGGAATCCCAGGTGGCTATCGCAGAGGATGAGGAGCATGCTTTGACCAAGCGATCGGATGAGAGCACACCAGCCACAGATGCTGCGACATCCCCATCCTCCGATGACGGCCTGTCCCGCAAGATCCTGCTGCAGACCACCAGGAAGGTGCCGAATAGCGACGATGGTGTGCCCGCCCATCTGATCATCGATCATGTCTCGGTGCAGCCACACAATGGTGGTGCCCTGCCGCTCATACCCACCTTCCAGGTGCACCACACCAAGCTGATCTCGGCCACCATCAAGGAGGATTCGAGCAGCGACAGCAGTGATGGCAAGCAGACCAAGATTAGCATTACCAAGACCTCGATTACGTCCACGGCGCCCATTGAGAGtgtggaggaggcggtggctcTGGCTGGAGCTGCCACCAGTACCACCGAGGAAGCCTCTACCTCTAAGGCGGAGGAGAGCACCACTAAGGCAgcggagaaggaggagggcTCCACCACCATCTTGACCCTTGTGAGCAgctcctcttcctcctccagcacttccaccaccaccaccaccacggaGGAGCCCATCCAGAAGCTGAAGAAGGACGAGGAGAAGCTCAAGGAGAAGGTGGCCGAGGTGGAGGCCGATCCCGTCATCCTTTCGGCTCGCGTTTAA
- the LOC108067268 gene encoding uncharacterized protein, with translation MASMGTGFSKCFILFMAIVILVQGVAYLGLSIWGITFRECPDGVTDFSSNPFKYAMELIYFAQQDCGDPVLKIDKVEVDLNIDWGKSSAITDREFIFMITYAVISGLWVATSVLVITTLCNRTTKLISGVVYWPWFLSVLAGSILDVVASVYHGLDLSHTTSMQEALDYIGVAYSDTTSDIWTLMEPFGVYFSTPAIVLLCLTSRVAIIWLLNIIGASFCLSLSGIMAQQNAAKAALTSSQAPTRQPTPQPVVAPIQPALVETIQPSAPLESPQYPEQILPKPLPIFVPSEQQQQQFAPGDRTTLQSPVMVLPPIVPQQQQPRDVVSPQPDINTYRTTEAHPDRLNYPPSEPSTPRAPSPAVQQLAVTSPLNNRYSEMYPAPVNPRVSEELRNQMPWSYTSMVTKPPPPPRKPQLQVQIYPQIPEPDYADH, from the exons ATGGCGAGCATGGGCACTGGGTTTTCCAAGTGCTTCATACTCTTCATGGCGATTGTCATACTC GTCCAGGGAGTCGCCTATTTGGGCCTGTCCATCTGGGGCATCACCTTCCGGGAGTGTCCGGATGGGGTTACTGACTTCAGCTCAAATCCCTTCAAGTATGCCATGGAACTAATCTACTTTGCAC AGCAGGACTGTGGTGATCCGGTGCTGAAGATAGACAAAGTAGAAGTGGATTTAAACATAGATTGGGGAAAGTCCTCCGCCATAACCGACAGGGAGTTCATCTTCATGATAACCTATGCTGTGATCAGTGGCCTCTGGGTGGCCACTTCGGTGTTGGTGATAA CCACTTTGTGCAATCGCACCACCAAACTGATCTCGGGAGTCGTCTACTGGCCCTGGTTTCTGTCCGTTCTGGCCGGCAGTATCCTCGATGTGGTGGCCTCGGTGTATCATGGACTCGACTTGAGTCATACAACG TCCATGCAAGAAGCACTTGATTACATTGGAGTGGCCTACAGTGATACCACCAGCGACATTTGGACCTTGATGGAGCCCTTTGGAGTCTACTTCTCGACGCCAGCAATTGTTCTTTTGTGCCTGACCAGTCGCGTGGCCATTATCTGGCTACTGAACATCATTGGCGCCAGCTTCTGTCTATCCCTGTCGGGCATAATGGCCCAGCAGAATGCCGCCAAGGCCGCTTTGACCAGCAGTCAGGCTCCCACTCGCCAGCCGACACCTCAGCCTGTGGTTGCGCCAATCCAGCCAGCTTTGGTCGAAACAATTCAGCCATCGGCTCCGCTAGAGAGCCCTCAGTATCCGGAACAGATCCTTCCCAAGCCGCTGCCCATTTTCGTTCCctcggagcagcagcagcagcagtttgCACCCGGAGATCGCACCACTCTGCAGTCGCCGGTGATGGTGCTGCCACCGATTGttccacagcagcagcagccgcggGATGTAGTCTCGCCGCAGCCGGACATCAACACCTATCGCACCACCGAGGCTCATCCCGATCGCCTCAACTATCCGCCCTCGGAGCCATCAACACCGCGGGCTCCTTCGCCGGCTGTCCAACAACTGGCGGTCACTTCGCCCCTGAACAATCGCTACAGCGAGATGTATCCGGCTCCGGTTAATCCGCGGGTCAGCGAGGAGCTGCGCAACCAGATGCCTTGGTCGTACACCAGCATGGTGACcaagccaccgccgccgccacgCAAGCCGCAGCTGCAAGTGCAGATCTATCCACAGATTCCCGAGCCAGACTACGCCGATCACTAG